A genomic segment from Methanolobus zinderi encodes:
- a CDS encoding endonuclease III domain-containing protein: MKNNQLIEIYRILLDELGPQYWWPADTAFEVVVGAILTQQTKWSNVEKAIGGLKEEGWLEPCSLADADISRLEEIVKCCGFFRQKASRLKNIARFFMKNDMEELFSIPVDELREILLSIRGVGNETADCIILYAAGRPKFVIDAYTTRIMKCLGREGNYIQLQRLFESCLPEDVEMYKEYHALIVEYSKAFCGKKRCEDCLLKGISTDKVHGYGH; the protein is encoded by the coding sequence ATGAAAAACAATCAGTTAATTGAAATCTACCGTATTCTTCTGGACGAGCTGGGTCCACAATACTGGTGGCCTGCTGATACGGCTTTTGAAGTTGTGGTGGGTGCCATACTGACCCAGCAGACAAAATGGTCCAATGTTGAAAAGGCCATAGGTGGCCTGAAGGAGGAGGGATGGCTTGAACCCTGCTCTCTTGCGGACGCTGATATATCCCGCCTGGAAGAAATTGTAAAGTGCTGTGGTTTTTTCAGACAGAAAGCCTCAAGGTTGAAGAATATCGCCCGCTTTTTCATGAAAAACGATATGGAGGAGCTTTTCTCCATCCCGGTTGATGAACTCAGGGAAATCCTGTTGTCCATCAGAGGCGTAGGTAACGAGACCGCTGACTGTATAATCCTCTATGCTGCCGGCAGGCCGAAATTCGTAATTGATGCATACACCACCCGCATCATGAAATGCCTGGGCAGGGAAGGAAACTACATTCAACTGCAACGGCTTTTTGAGTCATGTCTTCCGGAAGATGTTGAAATGTATAAGGAATACCATGCTCTGATCGTTGAATATTCAAAAGCCTTCTGCGGGAAGAAAAGGTGTGAAGATTGTTTGCTGAAAGGAATATCCACAGATAAGGTGCATGGATATGGACATTGA
- a CDS encoding ribose-phosphate diphosphokinase, translating into MKIIGGPASQALSSQVARELNLEPTITDFSRFPDGELYTRILDEDVDEVTIIQSTMTDSDFVALLQLIDACEDSPVINVVIPYMGYARQDKKFKTGEPISARAIARTINADRVFTVNVHEASILDYFNADAFDLDAAYLIGHHLRSLDLQNPLLVSPDLGALDFVERTATEIGFDYDYLEKTRLSGDTVTIKTKNVDVKGRDIVLLDDMIATGGTMVESIKLLKSQGAKDVYLACVHPVLARNAVMRLYNSGVKEIISTDTIERIQSSVSVAPLIANAIKGL; encoded by the coding sequence TTGAAGATCATAGGAGGACCAGCATCTCAGGCCCTTTCATCACAGGTTGCAAGGGAGCTTAATCTGGAACCGACGATAACTGATTTTTCCAGGTTCCCTGACGGTGAGCTCTATACACGAATACTTGACGAAGACGTCGATGAAGTGACCATTATACAGAGCACAATGACAGACTCGGACTTTGTGGCACTGTTGCAGTTGATCGATGCATGTGAGGATTCACCTGTAATCAACGTTGTCATCCCTTACATGGGCTATGCAAGACAGGATAAAAAATTCAAAACCGGCGAACCTATAAGTGCCAGGGCGATCGCAAGGACGATAAACGCTGACAGGGTCTTTACCGTAAATGTACATGAGGCCAGCATTCTGGATTATTTCAATGCCGACGCATTTGACCTGGATGCGGCATACCTTATAGGCCATCACTTAAGATCACTGGATCTGCAGAACCCTCTGCTTGTTTCCCCGGACCTTGGAGCCCTTGACTTTGTGGAAAGGACCGCAACGGAAATTGGTTTTGATTATGATTACCTTGAAAAGACCCGCCTTTCGGGAGACACTGTTACCATCAAAACAAAGAATGTGGATGTCAAAGGCAGGGATATAGTCCTTCTTGATGATATGATAGCAACCGGCGGGACAATGGTCGAGTCGATAAAACTGCTCAAAAGCCAGGGTGCAAAGGATGTATACCTGGCATGTGTGCACCCGGTACTGGCACGCAACGCAGTCATGAGGCTCTATAATTCAGGAGTTAAGGAAATAATCTCCACCGATACCATAGAAAGGATACAGAGTTCTGTAAGTGTTGCACCTCTGATCGCAAATGCTATCAAAGGACTGTAA
- the moaC gene encoding cyclic pyranopterin monophosphate synthase MoaC gives MKKEFTHIQDDRAVMVDIGNKDIVTRKALASGEIILGKDTIEMIRTGSVEKGNVLSTARVAAILAVKRTPEMIPMCHQIPITSVDVDFDIGDERVSTVVEVRSMGRTGVEMEALTGVSTALLTIWDMVKSAEKDETGNYPHTCIRNIKVVEKIKGDQN, from the coding sequence TTGAAAAAGGAATTCACACATATCCAGGACGACCGGGCGGTCATGGTCGATATCGGTAACAAGGACATAGTTACCAGAAAGGCTCTTGCATCCGGTGAGATCATCCTTGGCAAGGATACAATTGAGATGATCAGGACAGGCTCGGTTGAAAAGGGAAACGTGCTTTCCACAGCAAGGGTCGCTGCCATACTGGCCGTCAAGAGAACGCCGGAAATGATACCCATGTGTCACCAGATCCCCATCACAAGTGTTGATGTGGATTTTGATATCGGTGACGAACGTGTATCAACTGTTGTAGAGGTTCGTTCAATGGGCAGGACTGGAGTTGAGATGGAAGCACTCACCGGTGTTTCCACGGCGCTGCTCACGATCTGGGATATGGTGAAGTCTGCCGAGAAGGATGAAACGGGTAACTATCCCCATACCTGTATACGCAATATAAAGGTCGTTGAGAAGATAAAAGGCGACCAAAACTAA
- a CDS encoding NAD(P)H-hydrate dehydratase, translated as MDAITFSRMKAIDINCAYLGLSPMQLMENAGAGIAREISSRLDSGTVLFLAGRGNNGGDAFVAARHLAIKKNYNVKVLLLGRPSRIRTEESQSNFSLLRHSGISEIMEITDSSELKSYDGWDEADIIVDAVLGSGIRGSVREPEATAIDLINNSGKFVISVDIPSGLNPDAEVPGKCVSAELTLTFHRMKKEFLSSDLRRFTGEVKVIDIGVCRDAEDFVGKGDLISLRRRSPTSHKGDSGRVLVIGGGPYFGAPVFTAMAALRTGADIVTIAVPESVADTVSSYSPNFIVSRMPGDFLRPYHLSKIRELMESHDVVVIGPGLGREKETLEAVASILAESRKAVVDADGLYRLELPVQGGGEIIITPHAAEYSRLAEDSLPDTTEKRKDAVNAFSGQKGVVTLLKGSTDIVSDGENVRLNSTGNAGMTVGGTGDILAGIVGALFAVNDAMDAACGGCFINGLAGDLAFEQKGWGLLASDIIEKITEVMKGL; from the coding sequence ATGGATGCTATCACATTTTCCCGTATGAAAGCCATCGATATCAATTGTGCATATCTGGGACTCAGTCCCATGCAGCTGATGGAGAATGCAGGTGCAGGAATTGCACGTGAGATCAGCTCAAGACTGGATTCAGGGACCGTGCTTTTTCTTGCAGGCAGGGGTAATAACGGTGGAGATGCCTTTGTGGCTGCAAGACACCTGGCAATTAAAAAAAACTACAATGTGAAAGTTCTTCTCCTGGGACGCCCGTCCCGGATCAGGACCGAAGAGTCACAAAGCAATTTCTCATTGCTCCGTCACAGTGGCATCAGTGAGATCATGGAAATTACCGACTCTTCGGAATTGAAATCATATGATGGCTGGGATGAAGCTGATATCATAGTTGATGCGGTGCTCGGTTCGGGTATCCGGGGTTCTGTGCGGGAGCCGGAAGCAACGGCAATCGACCTGATAAACAATTCCGGGAAATTTGTTATCTCCGTGGATATCCCTTCTGGCCTTAACCCCGATGCTGAGGTACCGGGTAAGTGCGTGAGCGCTGAACTTACTCTCACTTTCCATCGCATGAAAAAAGAATTCCTCTCGTCCGATCTCAGGCGATTCACAGGTGAAGTAAAAGTGATAGATATAGGGGTTTGCAGGGATGCGGAGGATTTTGTCGGAAAAGGAGACCTTATCAGTCTTCGAAGAAGAAGTCCGACTTCCCACAAAGGAGATTCGGGAAGAGTGCTTGTAATAGGAGGAGGCCCCTATTTCGGGGCACCGGTATTCACAGCCATGGCAGCCCTGAGGACCGGTGCTGATATCGTGACAATTGCAGTCCCCGAGAGCGTTGCAGACACCGTATCGTCATATTCTCCCAATTTCATAGTATCCCGCATGCCCGGGGATTTCTTAAGACCCTACCATCTCTCGAAGATACGTGAGCTCATGGAATCCCATGATGTTGTGGTGATCGGTCCGGGCCTGGGCAGGGAGAAGGAAACCCTGGAAGCGGTAGCCAGTATCCTTGCCGAATCCAGAAAAGCGGTGGTGGATGCCGACGGGCTCTACAGGCTCGAACTACCTGTGCAGGGTGGTGGAGAGATTATAATCACGCCGCATGCAGCCGAGTACTCCAGACTTGCAGAAGACAGCCTTCCTGATACAACTGAGAAAAGAAAGGATGCAGTGAATGCATTCTCCGGACAGAAAGGGGTCGTTACACTTCTTAAGGGAAGTACCGATATAGTATCCGATGGGGAAAATGTAAGGCTGAACAGTACCGGAAATGCCGGCATGACCGTTGGCGGGACCGGGGATATACTCGCAGGGATCGTCGGGGCACTGTTTGCGGTAAACGATGCAATGGATGCTGCTTGTGGTGGATGCTTTATTAACGGACTGGCAGGCGATCTTGCCTTTGAACAAAAGGGCTGGGGTCTGCTTGCAAGTGATATCATTGAAAAGATAACCGAAGTAATGAAGGGGTTGTAA
- a CDS encoding helix-turn-helix transcriptional regulator: MKKKLLDVIFASDKRKNLLILLKDGPQEMESILTSLNTTRQALLPQMRILEEHNLIDHHADTYELTVIGKLLVTEIIPLLDLVDTLSDNIDYWGTHDLGFIPSHLMGRLDELKCSIVFEPDISQIYEINRDFMEKTMESESVTSFTTFLFPNYSSFITEWKDCGVDISLIITRALFEKLRADNYNYLHTFVTERHGGLFVYDGDINVLSFSQNDHCFLLRLFTKDGDFDNKVLVLHGEEALGWGRDLFEYYKQKSVPVTEV, from the coding sequence GTGAAAAAGAAACTGCTTGATGTTATATTTGCTTCGGATAAGAGGAAGAATCTGCTTATTTTGCTAAAAGATGGTCCTCAGGAGATGGAATCCATCCTCACTTCCCTTAATACGACAAGGCAGGCCCTGCTTCCACAGATGCGTATACTGGAAGAGCACAACCTTATCGATCACCACGCTGATACCTATGAGCTGACAGTTATTGGAAAACTGCTGGTCACCGAGATAATTCCATTGCTTGATCTTGTGGACACCCTGAGCGATAATATTGATTACTGGGGCACCCATGATCTGGGTTTTATACCATCACATCTGATGGGAAGACTGGATGAACTTAAATGCTCCATAGTCTTTGAACCTGATATTTCTCAGATCTACGAGATCAACAGAGATTTTATGGAAAAGACCATGGAGTCAGAATCTGTGACTTCGTTCACTACTTTCCTGTTTCCCAATTATTCATCCTTTATTACCGAGTGGAAGGACTGCGGAGTGGATATCTCACTCATTATCACCAGAGCACTTTTCGAGAAGCTAAGAGCAGACAATTATAATTATCTGCATACATTTGTGACTGAAAGACATGGTGGCTTATTCGTGTATGATGGGGATATAAATGTGCTCTCCTTCTCACAGAACGATCACTGTTTTTTACTCCGATTATTTACTAAAGACGGAGATTTTGATAACAAGGTACTTGTGCTTCACGGAGAGGAGGCTCTTGGATGGGGCCGTGACCTGTTTGAGTACTATAAACAGAAGTCTGTGCCCGTAACTGAGGTTTGA
- a CDS encoding DHH family phosphoesterase, which yields MNAVAKEVSATDRVKIKPTYLILGSGSFGFALAKELRELDKDLIIVDKDSQKVETLRDEAYEAIVGDVSDPTLIDRINTKNLAGILILSSDPEANKAALENIRKKVPRDVYCVARAPDVINMQEMETMGADLVIMPPRMVAKSLSRSLERAEGLRRGNKLTQWFEGMRGKKLAIVVHDNPDPDAIAGALGLMAIAHAYDVIADIIYHGEIGHQENKAFVNLLDIDLYRIEDVELESYEKIALIDCAVPGANNPLPQNTSIGIIIDHHPITDAEIDAEFLDIRPHVGASSTIVTKYLQELDIDIDSSLATALLYGIRTDTLDFKRNTDSADLSAASYLYPLSDHDVLDQLERPSMSIETLDVLGEAINNRQVTGSYLLSNVGSIRDRDTLPQAADYLLNLEGISTTLVFGVSDDKIFISGRSNDIRVNLGDVIKRAFGEDAGGGHANAAAAQIDLGLFSSAKDRQTLLRLVNEAVVKRFLGAVGVEENDE from the coding sequence ATTAACGCCGTTGCAAAAGAGGTCAGTGCAACAGATAGAGTAAAGATAAAACCCACATATCTCATACTTGGAAGTGGGAGTTTCGGTTTTGCGCTGGCTAAAGAGCTCAGGGAACTTGATAAGGACCTGATCATCGTCGATAAGGATTCACAAAAAGTGGAAACACTACGTGACGAAGCCTATGAAGCAATTGTTGGTGACGTAAGCGACCCGACACTTATCGACAGAATAAACACGAAGAACCTTGCCGGCATACTGATCCTGAGTTCCGATCCCGAAGCTAACAAGGCGGCTCTCGAGAATATAAGAAAGAAGGTCCCCAGGGACGTTTATTGTGTTGCAAGAGCTCCTGATGTAATCAACATGCAGGAGATGGAGACAATGGGTGCGGACCTTGTGATCATGCCGCCGAGAATGGTTGCCAAATCCCTTTCAAGGTCGCTCGAGCGTGCAGAAGGACTTAGACGCGGTAACAAGCTCACACAGTGGTTCGAGGGCATGAGAGGCAAAAAGCTTGCCATTGTTGTCCATGATAATCCGGACCCTGATGCCATAGCTGGTGCACTGGGTCTTATGGCAATAGCTCATGCCTATGATGTTATAGCTGACATAATATATCACGGAGAGATCGGGCACCAGGAGAACAAGGCTTTTGTGAATCTGCTGGACATCGACCTGTACAGGATAGAAGACGTCGAACTGGAAAGCTATGAAAAGATAGCCCTTATAGACTGTGCGGTCCCGGGAGCTAACAATCCGCTACCTCAGAATACCAGTATAGGTATTATTATTGATCATCACCCTATCACAGATGCTGAAATTGATGCGGAGTTCCTCGACATACGTCCGCATGTAGGTGCATCCTCAACTATTGTCACCAAATACCTGCAGGAGCTGGACATTGATATTGACAGCAGCCTCGCAACGGCCCTACTCTATGGTATCAGGACCGATACCCTGGACTTTAAGAGGAATACCGATTCTGCCGACCTTTCGGCTGCATCATACCTCTACCCGCTCTCAGACCATGACGTACTGGACCAGCTCGAACGGCCTTCTATGTCGATCGAGACACTGGATGTACTGGGAGAAGCTATCAATAACAGGCAGGTGACCGGAAGTTATCTGCTTTCCAACGTGGGAAGTATCCGTGACAGGGATACTCTGCCACAGGCTGCAGATTACCTGCTGAACCTCGAGGGGATCTCAACTACACTGGTCTTCGGAGTGAGCGATGACAAGATATTCATTTCCGGCAGAAGCAACGATATCCGTGTAAACCTGGGAGATGTTATAAAACGTGCCTTCGGAGAAGATGCCGGAGGAGGACATGCCAATGCGGCTGCCGCACAGATCGACCTCGGGCTTTTCAGCTCGGCAAAGGACAGGCAAACCCTGTTGAGACTTGTCAACGAAGCTGTAGTGAAGCGATTCCTGGGTGCAGTAGGCGTGGAAGAGAACGACGAGTAG
- a CDS encoding YkgJ family cysteine cluster protein, translated as MNTRLKELLIKSLQGELEAAKSIDPEEIASQICDIGFSCNMCGKCCRREDGDNTVIVNPAEIELISEHTGFEQEKVAVPLTDYQGALPDRKYLEDNRELIDAEGNFHTFGWKICQKENGDCSFIRERGDNRCSIYKVRPMLCSTYPFYMQEGELRISECAGIGNPISVSKSRKLAEEVLLRYISEIEETLLLYERYEGFRTGPENLNKAFENILEGIINYIVHDSRGSHRTAIRQEKIID; from the coding sequence ATGAATACCAGACTGAAAGAACTCCTCATAAAAAGCCTTCAGGGAGAACTTGAGGCTGCAAAAAGTATAGATCCGGAGGAGATTGCATCACAGATATGCGATATTGGATTTTCCTGTAATATGTGTGGCAAATGCTGCAGGAGAGAAGACGGAGATAATACCGTAATTGTGAATCCTGCAGAGATAGAACTCATATCTGAACACACAGGTTTTGAACAGGAAAAAGTCGCAGTGCCACTTACAGATTACCAGGGAGCCCTTCCTGACAGAAAATATCTCGAAGACAACAGGGAACTTATTGATGCAGAAGGCAATTTCCATACATTCGGATGGAAGATATGCCAGAAGGAAAACGGAGACTGCAGCTTCATCCGGGAAAGAGGAGATAACCGCTGTAGTATATACAAAGTGCGGCCAATGCTGTGCAGCACATACCCGTTCTACATGCAGGAGGGAGAACTGAGAATATCGGAATGTGCAGGGATAGGAAATCCCATTTCAGTCAGTAAGAGCCGCAAACTTGCGGAAGAAGTACTCTTAAGATATATCTCAGAGATAGAGGAGACTCTACTACTCTACGAAAGATACGAAGGATTCCGCACAGGACCTGAAAATCTTAATAAGGCATTTGAGAATATACTGGAAGGTATTATTAACTATATAGTACATGATAGCAGAGGAAGTCACAGGACTGCCATCAGACAGGAAAAGATCATCGATTGA
- a CDS encoding 3-isopropylmalate dehydratase large subunit translates to MSTTDQAMTISEKIFSKASGKTVKAGEFVLANIDRAMTHDITGPLAVEGFYEIMRDKEEKKVWDPSKIVILFDHQVPADSLNAAANHTMLRKFAKEQGIINYDVYEGVCHQVMPEKGHVKPGDLVVGSDSHTCAYGSLGAFSTGIGSTDMAAVFASGKLWFKVPETIRFEVNGKLQKNVYSKDVILHLIGDVGAEGARYQAAEYAGSTVRTMPISERMTVSNMAIEMGGKAGIIEADEVTEKYLQERIPDFKLDPHWKSDEGAVYSEVREYDVSKLEPQVACPHNVDNVKPVGEVEGTKVDQIFVGSCTNGRFEDIEVVAKMMGDEPVAKDVRLLIIPASRTEYMKVLKAGYIEQFMEAGAIVESPCCGPCMGGSFGLLGDGEVGLATSNRNFKGREGSPQSFVYLSSPATAAASALTGEITDPRKI, encoded by the coding sequence ATGTCCACCACTGACCAAGCAATGACAATCTCCGAGAAGATATTTTCGAAGGCTTCCGGAAAGACCGTAAAAGCCGGAGAATTCGTACTGGCCAACATAGACAGGGCAATGACCCATGATATCACAGGACCTCTTGCGGTCGAAGGTTTCTACGAGATCATGAGGGACAAGGAAGAGAAGAAGGTATGGGACCCCAGCAAGATAGTTATCCTCTTTGACCATCAGGTTCCCGCCGACTCACTGAATGCCGCTGCAAACCACACCATGCTCAGAAAATTTGCAAAGGAGCAGGGCATCATCAATTATGACGTGTATGAGGGAGTCTGTCACCAGGTAATGCCTGAAAAGGGTCATGTCAAACCAGGAGACCTGGTAGTGGGTTCTGATTCACACACCTGCGCCTACGGTTCACTCGGTGCATTCTCAACAGGCATCGGTTCAACTGATATGGCTGCGGTGTTTGCATCCGGAAAGCTCTGGTTCAAGGTACCCGAGACCATCAGGTTTGAGGTCAACGGAAAGCTCCAGAAGAATGTGTACTCCAAGGACGTAATCCTCCACCTCATAGGAGATGTGGGTGCCGAGGGAGCAAGATACCAGGCAGCCGAATATGCAGGCTCGACCGTCAGGACAATGCCTATCTCCGAACGTATGACAGTTTCCAACATGGCAATCGAGATGGGAGGCAAGGCAGGAATCATCGAGGCAGACGAGGTAACAGAGAAGTACCTGCAGGAACGCATCCCTGACTTTAAACTCGACCCGCACTGGAAATCCGATGAGGGTGCTGTCTACTCCGAGGTAAGGGAGTACGACGTCAGCAAACTCGAACCACAGGTGGCCTGCCCGCACAATGTGGACAATGTGAAGCCCGTCGGAGAGGTGGAAGGTACCAAGGTGGACCAGATATTCGTGGGTTCCTGTACCAACGGCAGGTTCGAGGATATCGAGGTCGTTGCAAAGATGATGGGTGACGAACCTGTTGCAAAGGACGTGAGACTTCTGATCATACCCGCCTCCAGGACGGAGTACATGAAGGTACTGAAGGCAGGATATATCGAGCAGTTCATGGAAGCCGGTGCGATCGTCGAATCACCATGCTGTGGTCCATGTATGGGCGGATCCTTCGGACTTCTCGGTGACGGAGAAGTGGGACTTGCAACATCCAACCGTAACTTCAAGGGACGGGAAGGAAGTCCGCAGTCCTTTGTGTATCTGAGCTCACCTGCAACAGCAGCAGCTTCAGCACTTACCGGCGAGATCACAGACCCGAGAAAGATATAA
- the hisE gene encoding phosphoribosyl-ATP diphosphatase produces MSDTDLSILNELFDVILDRKNNPVESSYVCSLLDHRKGIDKILEKVGEESIETILAVKGNKKEEIIYESSDLLFHLLVMFVAEGITLDEIAEELRKRRK; encoded by the coding sequence ATGTCTGACACAGACCTTTCTATACTTAATGAGCTATTTGACGTAATTCTCGACCGTAAGAACAACCCAGTTGAGAGTTCCTATGTATGCTCTCTGCTGGACCACAGGAAGGGTATCGACAAGATACTCGAAAAAGTGGGAGAGGAATCCATCGAGACGATACTTGCAGTAAAGGGAAACAAAAAAGAAGAGATCATCTATGAGTCCTCAGACCTGCTTTTCCATCTTCTGGTCATGTTTGTGGCAGAGGGCATCACCCTTGATGAAATAGCGGAAGAGCTCAGGAAAAGAAGAAAATAA
- a CDS encoding CBS domain-containing protein, translating to MELAPIQKDILIALINLQREKDRAVKGEEIAELINRNPGTVRNQMQSLKVLGLVEGVPGPKGGYKATGEAYEALSITAMEHEAQVPIFRNDEVVDGATVAEISFTTVRHPDLCHGIIKVLGSIKSFEQGDLVQMGPTPVNKLVVRGEVVGRDDTHNTLVFSINEMISLPKKPVKDYARMNIISVDVNASIQETARVLVENNIHGAPVKDNEEIIGIVTFTDIGDAVASGKMTARVKDIMTKELITVDSETSLYDAVKVFDKHNIGFLLVAFEGVPKGILSKKDIFHELTVY from the coding sequence ATGGAGCTGGCTCCTATCCAAAAAGACATTCTCATAGCATTGATCAATCTTCAGAGAGAAAAAGACCGTGCTGTAAAAGGCGAGGAAATTGCTGAACTTATTAATCGCAATCCAGGTACTGTTAGAAACCAGATGCAATCCCTTAAAGTGCTCGGGCTCGTCGAAGGAGTTCCCGGTCCTAAAGGTGGCTACAAGGCCACAGGAGAGGCATACGAGGCGCTCAGCATCACGGCAATGGAACATGAGGCGCAGGTACCTATTTTCCGCAACGATGAAGTTGTGGACGGCGCAACCGTGGCAGAGATAAGTTTCACAACTGTCAGGCATCCTGACCTGTGTCATGGTATTATCAAGGTACTGGGCAGCATAAAGAGTTTTGAACAGGGCGACCTGGTCCAGATGGGCCCCACCCCTGTCAACAAACTGGTTGTACGTGGTGAAGTGGTCGGTCGTGACGACACCCACAATACCCTTGTATTCTCGATCAATGAGATGATCTCGTTGCCAAAGAAACCAGTAAAGGACTATGCGCGTATGAACATCATTTCCGTTGATGTGAACGCATCGATCCAGGAAACTGCAAGGGTGCTTGTGGAGAATAACATTCACGGCGCACCTGTGAAGGACAATGAGGAGATAATAGGCATAGTGACCTTCACCGACATCGGAGATGCGGTGGCGAGTGGAAAGATGACCGCAAGGGTCAAGGATATAATGACAAAGGAACTGATCACAGTGGATTCAGAAACTTCACTGTATGATGCCGTAAAGGTATTCGATAAGCATAATATCGGCTTTTTGCTTGTGGCCTTTGAGGGAGTACCAAAGGGTATTCTGTCCAAGAAGGATATTTTCCACGAGCTGACTGTTTACTGA
- a CDS encoding NOG1 family protein has product MIFEKIHTVPTSDELVDKAFRRATRAMAGKKITGRDTRLKANESMVLTSANILTDNLANIVRRFPTFEDLPPFYYEMADILVGVDELRKALARIDWASSKIHEVAREHVGMMRRTKDPVAIRKQCFGRIGSIMKSIDKELRFLNDARNRLRKLPDVHNEPTIVVAGYPNIGKSSFVSMATGARPEIASYPFTTKGVSIGHFMVGNDRHQVMDTPGLLDRPMSERNEIELQAITALKHLNAVVLFIIDASETCGYEIHEQMHMLEEVKEQFPLPLLVVANKSDLPQFRELDIADMQMSTATGEGVHEVLDRLIGMIQEKELENS; this is encoded by the coding sequence ATGATATTTGAAAAGATCCATACTGTCCCCACATCAGACGAACTGGTGGACAAGGCATTCAGAAGGGCAACCAGGGCCATGGCCGGGAAGAAGATCACAGGCAGAGACACACGTCTTAAGGCTAATGAGTCCATGGTGCTGACCTCTGCGAACATACTCACGGACAATCTGGCAAATATTGTCCGCCGCTTTCCCACCTTTGAGGATCTTCCACCCTTTTACTACGAGATGGCCGACATACTGGTGGGTGTTGATGAACTGAGAAAAGCCCTTGCCAGAATAGACTGGGCCAGCTCCAAGATACATGAAGTAGCCAGGGAACACGTGGGCATGATGCGCCGCACAAAGGATCCGGTGGCCATCAGAAAACAGTGTTTCGGACGTATCGGATCCATCATGAAATCGATCGATAAGGAACTCAGGTTCCTCAATGATGCACGTAACAGACTCAGGAAACTCCCTGACGTCCATAACGAGCCGACCATTGTGGTTGCAGGCTATCCGAATATCGGAAAATCCAGTTTTGTTTCCATGGCAACCGGGGCAAGACCTGAGATCGCTTCCTATCCCTTTACCACAAAAGGCGTGTCCATCGGACATTTCATGGTGGGAAACGACAGACACCAGGTAATGGATACTCCAGGACTCCTGGACAGGCCTATGTCTGAAAGGAACGAGATAGAACTCCAGGCCATAACAGCACTCAAGCATCTCAATGCAGTGGTACTCTTCATAATAGATGCCTCGGAAACATGTGGCTATGAGATCCATGAGCAGATGCACATGCTTGAAGAGGTAAAAGAGCAGTTTCCACTTCCCCTGCTTGTTGTTGCGAACAAGTCGGACCTTCCCCAGTTCAGGGAACTTGATATTGCGGACATGCAGATGTCCACGGCCACAGGAGAAGGAGTACATGAAGTCCTTGACAGGCTGATTGGGATGATCCAAGAAAAAGAGTTAGAAAACTCTTGA